In methanogenic archaeon ISO4-H5, the following are encoded in one genomic region:
- a CDS encoding translation-associated GTPase, protein MQIGIVGKPNVGKSTMFGAATMAPVEIANYPFTTIEPNKGVGYVRYECPCKQLGVTCNPHNSLCVNGTRMIPVELLDVAGLVPDAWQGKGLGNKFLDDLRQADAFVNVVDASGSTNIEGLPGKPGEFDPTEDVTFLRNEIDCWMREIIKDGLGKIARAAKMNGSKPETILAERLAGLKVTESQIKEALQKVPLPQDPTKWDDESLLKLTTEIRKLSKPMIIAMNKADIAPEGNFDKLKSLGEEAVPTMAETELALRKAEKAGLIEYVPGDATFTIKEGINLNEGQKKALEYMKTNMEKYGGTGIQKCLEDAVYKTLDYIPVYPVEDESKLCDHFGRVLPDCHLVPRGSTARDLAYRIHTDLGDKFIRAVNCRNHRTVGADYVLEPGDIIRIVANK, encoded by the coding sequence ATGCAGATTGGAATCGTCGGAAAACCTAACGTAGGAAAATCCACGATGTTCGGTGCCGCCACCATGGCCCCCGTCGAGATCGCGAACTACCCCTTCACCACCATCGAACCCAACAAGGGAGTGGGTTACGTACGTTACGAATGTCCCTGTAAACAGCTCGGAGTCACCTGCAACCCCCATAATTCTCTTTGCGTGAACGGCACCAGGATGATTCCCGTGGAACTGCTGGACGTCGCGGGACTGGTCCCCGACGCATGGCAGGGCAAAGGACTGGGAAACAAGTTCCTGGACGACCTCAGGCAGGCCGATGCCTTCGTCAATGTGGTCGATGCCAGTGGAAGCACCAACATCGAGGGTCTCCCCGGCAAACCCGGAGAGTTCGACCCCACCGAGGATGTCACCTTCCTCCGCAACGAGATCGACTGCTGGATGAGGGAGATCATCAAGGACGGACTCGGAAAGATCGCCAGAGCAGCCAAGATGAACGGCAGCAAGCCCGAGACCATCCTGGCAGAGAGGCTCGCCGGACTGAAGGTCACCGAATCGCAGATCAAGGAGGCCCTGCAGAAGGTCCCCCTGCCCCAGGATCCCACCAAATGGGACGACGAATCCCTGCTCAAACTCACCACCGAGATCAGGAAACTCTCCAAACCCATGATCATCGCCATGAACAAGGCCGACATCGCACCCGAGGGCAACTTCGACAAACTGAAGAGTCTGGGCGAGGAAGCGGTGCCCACCATGGCGGAGACAGAACTCGCTCTCAGGAAAGCCGAGAAAGCGGGACTCATCGAGTACGTCCCCGGCGATGCCACGTTCACAATCAAAGAGGGCATCAACCTCAACGAGGGTCAGAAGAAAGCCCTCGAGTACATGAAGACCAACATGGAGAAGTACGGCGGAACCGGAATCCAGAAGTGCCTGGAGGACGCTGTCTACAAGACCCTTGACTACATCCCCGTCTACCCGGTGGAGGACGAGAGCAAGCTGTGCGACCACTTCGGACGCGTGCTGCCCGACTGCCACCTGGTCCCGAGGGGATCCACCGCCAGGGACCTGGCCTACAGGATCCACACCGACCTGGGCGACAAGTTCATCAGGGCGGTCAACTGCAGGAACCACCGTACCGTCGGTGCCGACTACGTCCTCGAACCCGGGGACATCATCCGCATCGTGGCAAACAAGTGA
- a CDS encoding archease has protein sequence MERYEVLDHTADLMIKGYGSTLEECYANLAYGMFDQTVDLRDVTPTETREVNVTGFDDEDALYSFLSELLFIEAYENIILKEFEVKIDGLHITCTARGEPLDRSKMRIRGEIKAVTFHMMDIDRETPSVTVLFDV, from the coding sequence ATGGAGAGGTACGAGGTACTCGATCACACGGCGGACCTGATGATAAAGGGATACGGTTCCACCCTCGAGGAATGTTATGCCAACCTCGCCTACGGGATGTTCGACCAGACCGTGGATCTCAGGGACGTCACTCCTACGGAGACCCGCGAGGTGAACGTCACCGGATTCGACGACGAGGATGCGCTTTACTCGTTCCTCTCGGAACTGCTTTTCATCGAGGCCTACGAGAACATCATCCTGAAGGAGTTCGAGGTGAAGATCGACGGGTTACACATCACCTGCACGGCGCGCGGAGAACCCCTCGACCGCTCGAAGATGAGGATCCGCGGCGAGATCAAAGCGGTAACCTTCCACATGATGGACATCGACAGGGAGACTCCGTCGGTGACCGTGCTTTTCGACGTGTGA
- a CDS encoding ribosomal protein L15e Rpl15e, producing the protein MYRYIAEAWNVPSKTYVKELNIERRIQWRREENFLRIEKPTRLDRARALGYKAKQGYVLVRAKVRKGAFQKRHINHGRRAKRKGEEQLIVGKSLQRMAEERTQKRYKNLEVLNSYWVGADGQNEWYEVILVDPGHPVIQHDPKISWICNNKHKNRVYRGLTSAGAKGRGLRNKGHGAEKVRPSGGANGNRNN; encoded by the coding sequence ATGTACAGGTACATCGCTGAGGCCTGGAACGTCCCTTCCAAGACTTACGTGAAGGAACTGAACATTGAGAGAAGGATCCAGTGGAGGAGGGAAGAGAACTTCCTCCGCATCGAGAAGCCCACCAGGCTCGACAGGGCAAGGGCTCTCGGATACAAAGCCAAACAGGGATACGTCCTTGTCAGGGCAAAGGTCAGGAAAGGAGCCTTCCAGAAGAGGCACATCAACCACGGTAGGCGTGCCAAGAGGAAAGGAGAGGAACAGCTCATCGTCGGTAAATCCCTTCAGAGGATGGCCGAAGAGAGGACTCAGAAGAGATACAAGAACCTCGAGGTCCTGAACTCCTACTGGGTTGGCGCAGACGGACAGAACGAGTGGTACGAGGTTATCCTCGTTGACCCCGGACACCCCGTCATCCAGCACGACCCCAAGATCAGCTGGATCTGCAACAACAAACACAAGAACCGTGTGTACCGCGGACTCACCTCCGCCGGTGCCAAGGGCCGTGGACTCAGGAACAAGGGCCACGGAGCCGAGAAGGTAAGGCCTTCCGGCGGTGCTAACGGAAACAGGAACAACTGA
- a CDS encoding ribosomal protein L21e Rpl21e: MQRSRGTRSKTRQILKKKPRARGLSPITRGFQTFEPGEKVNIVIDPSIHSGMPHSRFHGLTGFVIQERGTAYEVRVNVGGKTKIVVSRPEHLVKAVA; the protein is encoded by the coding sequence ATGCAGAGATCCAGAGGAACAAGATCAAAAACCCGCCAGATTCTGAAGAAGAAGCCCAGGGCACGCGGTCTTTCCCCCATCACCAGGGGATTCCAGACCTTCGAGCCCGGAGAGAAAGTCAACATCGTCATCGACCCCAGCATTCACAGCGGAATGCCCCACTCCAGGTTCCACGGCCTCACCGGATTCGTTATCCAGGAGAGGGGAACCGCATACGAGGTCAGGGTCAACGTCGGCGGAAAGACCAAGATTGTCGTCTCCCGCCCCGAGCACCTCGTGAAGGCAGTCGCATAA
- a CDS encoding DNA-directed RNA polymerase subunit F RpoF translates to MAEGKYVSVAEVKEMLTAENEKRGELIPSLKAAMNTAVDTCPLSKEQADEIIAKVTEIIADLSLTEDSRAMIPVKIADTLPKYPVEVRAIFAKERGVTLSPDMIQQILDTVAEYAN, encoded by the coding sequence ATGGCAGAGGGCAAATACGTATCTGTAGCAGAAGTTAAGGAAATGCTTACCGCGGAGAATGAGAAGAGAGGAGAGCTGATCCCCTCCCTTAAAGCGGCAATGAACACTGCTGTCGACACCTGCCCTCTGTCCAAGGAACAGGCGGACGAGATCATCGCGAAGGTCACCGAGATCATCGCGGATCTCTCCCTGACCGAGGATTCCAGGGCCATGATCCCCGTCAAGATCGCGGACACCCTCCCCAAGTACCCTGTGGAGGTCCGCGCGATTTTTGCAAAAGAGAGGGGAGTCACCCTTTCGCCTGATATGATCCAGCAGATTCTCGATACTGTCGCTGAATACGCAAACTGA
- a CDS encoding L-aspartate dehydrogenase, producing the protein MRITIVGCGSIGSKLAKAADEMDEVKRIYLVDIKKDIADKVAAGLKKAIVVDSIEDELYHCDLVIEASTQEAAREVAPRVVSRGVDMMIMSVGSLVDDDYRKALFQKAKEHEAKIFIPTGALCGVDGLRSASGDEILSVTLTTTKGPKSLAGVQYLIDKGIDVNAVKEKTVVYSGPAREAVKIFPKNINVAATVSLLGIGFDRTQVKIVLDPMATSNSHELDVEGNFGKFTSHTYNVPSPDNPKTSYLAALSAIAALKRICRNEWIGI; encoded by the coding sequence ATGAGGATTACAATCGTCGGATGCGGTTCTATCGGCTCCAAGTTGGCCAAGGCCGCCGATGAAATGGATGAGGTCAAGAGGATCTACCTCGTCGACATCAAGAAGGATATTGCGGACAAGGTAGCTGCCGGTCTGAAGAAGGCTATCGTAGTGGATTCCATTGAAGATGAGCTCTACCACTGCGACCTGGTCATCGAGGCTTCCACCCAGGAAGCAGCCAGGGAAGTCGCTCCCAGGGTAGTCTCCAGGGGAGTAGACATGATGATCATGTCCGTCGGATCCCTCGTAGACGACGACTATCGCAAGGCCCTCTTCCAGAAGGCCAAAGAGCACGAGGCGAAGATCTTCATCCCCACCGGTGCACTGTGCGGTGTCGACGGACTCAGGTCCGCTTCCGGTGACGAGATCCTTTCCGTCACCCTGACCACCACTAAGGGACCCAAGTCCCTGGCAGGCGTGCAGTACCTCATCGACAAGGGAATCGATGTCAACGCGGTGAAGGAGAAGACCGTCGTGTACTCCGGTCCCGCCAGGGAAGCAGTCAAGATATTCCCCAAGAACATCAACGTGGCCGCCACCGTCTCCCTGCTGGGAATTGGTTTCGACAGGACCCAGGTCAAGATTGTTCTCGACCCCATGGCCACCAGCAACTCCCACGAGCTGGACGTTGAGGGTAACTTCGGTAAGTTCACCTCTCACACCTACAACGTTCCCTCGCCCGACAACCCCAAGACCTCGTATCTTGCCGCCCTCTCGGCCATCGCCGCCCTGAAGAGGATCTGCAGGAACGAGTGGATCGGAATCTGA
- a CDS encoding phosphoribosylglycinamide formyltransferase PurN, whose amino-acid sequence MLKLGWFSTGRGPGSRNLLKAVMDEKEKGTLDIEIPFVFCNWDNTEEPNSRKEQREIFFDMVRGYGIPLVTESWKKFKPELRASDEVAWGFEYGKVLREKTGVYGQDLGILAGYMLWMDDDTCDAYDMLNLHPALPTGPKGTWQEVIWQLISEDAKTQGVMMHICTKEHDRGDALTYCSFPIRGGDYDALWEQMYEKLKTSTLDEIKEKEGTEEPLFKKIREDGAKRELPLIVATIRLFADGKVCIRDKKLWCDGKKLDGPYDLSDAVDEAI is encoded by the coding sequence ATGCTTAAACTCGGTTGGTTTTCCACGGGAAGGGGCCCCGGTTCCAGGAATCTTCTCAAAGCTGTCATGGACGAGAAAGAGAAGGGCACCCTCGACATCGAGATCCCCTTCGTATTCTGCAACTGGGACAACACCGAGGAACCCAACTCCAGGAAGGAGCAGAGGGAGATCTTCTTCGACATGGTCAGAGGATACGGCATCCCTCTCGTCACCGAATCCTGGAAGAAGTTCAAACCCGAGCTCAGGGCCTCCGACGAGGTCGCCTGGGGATTCGAGTACGGCAAGGTGCTCAGGGAGAAGACCGGCGTCTACGGACAGGACCTCGGAATCCTGGCGGGATACATGCTCTGGATGGACGACGACACCTGCGACGCCTACGACATGCTGAACCTCCACCCCGCTCTGCCCACCGGCCCCAAGGGGACCTGGCAGGAGGTCATCTGGCAGCTCATCTCCGAGGATGCGAAGACCCAGGGGGTCATGATGCACATCTGCACCAAGGAACACGACCGCGGCGACGCACTCACCTACTGCAGCTTCCCTATCCGCGGAGGGGACTACGACGCGCTGTGGGAGCAGATGTACGAGAAGCTGAAGACCTCCACCCTCGACGAGATCAAGGAGAAAGAGGGTACTGAGGAGCCGCTCTTCAAGAAAATCCGCGAGGACGGCGCCAAGAGGGAACTGCCACTCATCGTGGCCACCATCAGACTGTTCGCCGACGGCAAGGTTTGCATCAGGGACAAGAAACTCTGGTGCGACGGAAAGAAACTGGACGGCCCCTACGACCTGTCCGATGCAGTCGATGAGGCGATCTGA
- a CDS encoding thiamine biosynthesis ATP pyrophosphatase ThiI1, translating to MAILLMRYSEIGLKGIKVRNNWENRLKDNIIQMFSADGVEAFVIRGQARFFIETADVEAAVNSLKKVFGVGSVSLCETAGTAMEEITAKVAEYSKSRMVEGKTFAVRARREGNQKFNSMELAKACGDAIWNANLDKDPKVDLHNPDIIFWVEARPRETYIFQDYIYCHAGLPIGTQGHILAEVENERGLLSALLMMKRGCKVYVKGDYGLDVLREFDPNLKVVDDGIFSSKYLGISMGLDINQIADFEQGDMPVFFPSIGMTDDEVAEQMKVYRAEAEASPRRRLAQ from the coding sequence ATGGCAATCCTCCTGATGCGTTATTCTGAAATCGGCCTCAAAGGCATCAAGGTTAGGAACAACTGGGAGAACCGTCTCAAGGACAACATCATCCAGATGTTTTCAGCCGACGGAGTGGAGGCATTCGTCATCCGTGGTCAGGCCCGTTTCTTCATTGAGACCGCTGATGTGGAGGCTGCCGTCAATTCGCTCAAGAAGGTCTTCGGAGTGGGTTCTGTGTCACTCTGCGAGACCGCAGGCACCGCCATGGAGGAGATCACCGCCAAGGTAGCCGAATACTCCAAGAGCAGGATGGTCGAGGGAAAGACTTTCGCCGTCCGTGCCAGGCGTGAAGGGAACCAGAAGTTCAACAGTATGGAACTCGCAAAGGCGTGCGGCGATGCCATCTGGAACGCCAACCTCGACAAGGATCCCAAGGTAGACCTCCACAACCCCGACATCATATTCTGGGTGGAGGCAAGGCCCAGGGAGACTTACATTTTCCAGGATTACATCTACTGCCACGCAGGACTCCCCATCGGAACGCAGGGACACATACTTGCCGAGGTGGAGAACGAACGCGGTCTGCTTTCAGCGCTTCTGATGATGAAGAGAGGATGCAAGGTATACGTCAAGGGCGATTATGGCCTCGACGTGCTCCGTGAGTTCGATCCAAACCTTAAGGTCGTCGACGACGGAATCTTCTCAAGCAAGTACCTGGGAATTTCCATGGGATTGGACATCAATCAGATTGCCGATTTCGAGCAGGGCGATATGCCTGTGTTCTTCCCTTCAATCGGAATGACCGATGACGAGGTCGCAGAGCAGATGAAGGTCTACCGTGCGGAAGCGGAGGCCTCTCCCCGCAGGCGTCTCGCACAGTGA
- a CDS encoding serine/threonine protein kinase RIO1 family — translation MPSTSYDEKYAYLEQRIDALKTNKTGDERQTEGEVFDRKTLMTIYTFMKRGLIDKVHYPISTGKEGNVFYATDEDGEPVALKIYRTSTSTFKRVSKYVEGDPRFKGTTGNRWKFIYTWAAKEFRNLERYYDAGLPVPEPIANDKNCLLMEYIGDEGRPAPQLRDVAMENPTEVYDEVVSFIIDGWRDAHLVHGDLSEYNILMMDGEPIVIDVGQSMTNDFFNAKELLDRDIVNINRFFKNRGADIIDPETIKKEVFKPKSEDEDEYDDDSDDEEYAEGEEEEEE, via the coding sequence TTGCCCTCCACATCATACGACGAGAAGTACGCCTATCTCGAGCAGCGCATCGACGCCCTCAAGACCAACAAGACAGGCGACGAACGTCAGACCGAAGGTGAGGTCTTCGACAGGAAGACCCTGATGACGATCTACACCTTCATGAAGAGAGGGCTGATAGACAAGGTCCACTACCCCATTTCCACGGGGAAAGAGGGCAACGTGTTCTACGCCACCGACGAGGATGGCGAACCCGTGGCCCTCAAGATATACCGCACCTCGACCTCCACCTTCAAACGCGTCAGCAAGTACGTGGAGGGAGACCCCAGATTCAAGGGGACCACCGGCAACCGCTGGAAGTTCATCTACACCTGGGCCGCCAAGGAGTTCAGGAACCTGGAAAGGTACTACGATGCCGGACTCCCCGTGCCCGAACCCATCGCCAACGACAAGAACTGCCTCCTGATGGAGTACATCGGGGACGAGGGCAGGCCCGCACCCCAGCTCAGGGACGTGGCGATGGAGAACCCCACCGAGGTCTACGACGAGGTCGTTTCATTCATAATCGACGGCTGGAGGGACGCCCACCTGGTCCACGGCGACCTCAGCGAATACAACATCCTCATGATGGACGGCGAACCCATCGTGATCGACGTGGGCCAGTCCATGACCAACGACTTCTTCAACGCCAAGGAGCTGCTGGACAGGGATATCGTCAACATCAACAGGTTCTTCAAGAACCGCGGGGCGGACATCATCGACCCCGAGACCATCAAGAAAGAGGTCTTCAAACCCAAAAGCGAGGACGAAGACGAGTACGATGATGACTCCGACGATGAAGAATACGCGGAGGGCGAAGAGGAGGAAGAGGAATGA
- a CDS encoding translation initiation factor aIF-1A has protein sequence MVDGPFESTEEDVTRVRLPNIKEAEMFGIADQLLGASKIRVMCEDGQSRVGRIPGKIKKRMWIREGDLLIISVWDFEPSKCDVRFRYTKTQAMNLSKKNKIPKNLDIF, from the coding sequence ATGGTAGATGGACCATTTGAGAGCACTGAAGAGGACGTAACACGTGTACGTCTGCCCAACATCAAAGAAGCAGAAATGTTCGGAATCGCCGATCAGCTCCTCGGAGCATCCAAGATCCGTGTCATGTGCGAGGACGGACAGTCCCGCGTAGGACGCATCCCCGGCAAAATCAAGAAGAGGATGTGGATCAGGGAGGGCGACCTTCTCATCATCTCTGTATGGGATTTCGAGCCTTCGAAATGCGACGTCAGGTTCAGGTACACCAAGACTCAGGCCATGAACCTCAGCAAGAAGAACAAGATCCCCAAGAACCTCGACATATTCTGA
- a CDS encoding DNA polymerase family B PolB — translation MTGTWDVRILNASYASDEQGNPYIELFGKTRDRMSITLVVYDFKPYFFIVDPTPSAEEGLKNDAQVDSLEHVKLEYRRDVHDTLKVVLKSPWMVPTYRNRLSSRFKILAGDIQYQDRYIYDMDMGSCIRATGEDIELKKYTTDIVAKMTSFENIDSFDPGLRFLSFDIENSIEDQTIYCICTKVEEGGEFFTPEPVYGTEKEIIKRFSDLITEIDPDVITGYNIYNYDIRKIVERAEANKMKDALPWGRDGGQPKIFSERFWRVKGRLIVDAWWAVKRELRPKQETLNAVSMLLLGEQKLDVDPKHMDREWKENRDKVIEYCIQDAFLALKILLKVGTVRKGMDLAAVSKLPVEDVLVSGTSTLADSLLIRQADRSGVGVPMNGRRLARGEEQIEGGYVHTMKPGLYHWVCVLDFKSMYPSLIIANNVCFTTLSDDGEIVAPSGARYMSPERKKGLLPTILSNLMDQRDSIKKRMKATDDPAEHAYLNGLQAAVKVVMNTFYGVFASSFYRFTDKNIGASITAFARSNILGIINQLEIDGIPVIYGDTDSVFVLSPYHNLEQAVKFGTEQAERFSQGAKVLEFEKLVEPLFSHGKKKRYVGRIIWPEKQEELLVRGYEIRRSDSFDLQSRMLTELFEKVLDEDKDGALALVKNTVKNTLQGNVKPDDLVISRSCKGLDAYENPERMANVQAAKKMIQMGYNFIPGMKISWIVTDAKSTPQQVEPFISGVPFTATPDYKYYAERLAQMAGRITEVYGWAEDDLLRGSQQTTLFSDSFSAPRPAPKPAESKPAEKKPAPEETKPKKKVSLDDFF, via the coding sequence ATGACAGGCACATGGGATGTAAGGATTCTGAACGCGTCTTACGCCAGCGACGAACAGGGCAATCCCTATATCGAGCTGTTCGGCAAGACCCGCGACAGGATGTCCATCACCCTTGTGGTCTACGATTTCAAACCCTATTTCTTCATCGTCGACCCCACGCCCTCCGCCGAGGAAGGTCTCAAAAACGATGCCCAGGTAGACAGTCTGGAACATGTGAAACTGGAGTACCGCCGGGATGTCCATGACACCCTCAAGGTGGTCCTCAAGAGCCCGTGGATGGTTCCCACCTACCGCAACCGTCTGTCCTCCCGTTTCAAGATCCTCGCAGGTGACATCCAGTATCAGGACAGGTACATCTACGACATGGATATGGGCTCCTGCATCAGGGCCACCGGCGAGGATATCGAGCTCAAGAAGTACACCACCGACATCGTGGCGAAGATGACCTCCTTCGAGAACATCGACTCCTTCGACCCCGGACTCAGGTTCCTTTCGTTCGATATCGAGAACAGCATCGAGGACCAGACCATCTACTGCATATGCACCAAAGTGGAAGAAGGTGGGGAATTCTTCACTCCCGAGCCCGTGTACGGCACCGAGAAGGAGATCATCAAGAGGTTCTCCGACCTCATCACCGAGATCGATCCCGACGTCATCACGGGATACAACATCTACAATTACGATATCCGCAAGATCGTCGAAAGGGCCGAGGCCAACAAGATGAAGGATGCCCTTCCCTGGGGAAGGGACGGCGGTCAGCCCAAGATCTTCTCCGAGAGATTCTGGAGGGTCAAGGGAAGACTCATCGTCGACGCCTGGTGGGCGGTCAAGAGGGAACTGCGCCCCAAGCAGGAAACCCTCAACGCCGTCTCCATGCTCCTTCTCGGCGAGCAGAAGCTCGACGTGGACCCCAAACACATGGACCGCGAATGGAAGGAGAACCGCGACAAGGTCATCGAATACTGCATTCAGGATGCCTTCCTGGCACTTAAGATTCTGCTGAAGGTCGGTACCGTCAGGAAGGGTATGGATTTAGCCGCGGTATCTAAGCTCCCGGTCGAGGATGTACTGGTGTCGGGAACCTCCACCCTGGCGGATTCGCTGCTTATCAGACAAGCCGACAGGTCCGGCGTGGGAGTGCCCATGAACGGCCGGAGACTGGCCCGCGGAGAGGAACAGATCGAGGGAGGATATGTGCACACCATGAAACCGGGACTGTACCACTGGGTCTGTGTCCTGGACTTCAAATCGATGTACCCCTCGCTGATCATCGCCAACAACGTCTGCTTCACCACCCTGTCCGATGACGGGGAGATCGTGGCGCCGTCCGGCGCACGCTATATGTCTCCCGAAAGGAAGAAGGGTCTGCTGCCCACCATCCTCTCGAACCTCATGGACCAAAGGGATTCCATCAAGAAGAGAATGAAAGCTACCGATGATCCTGCCGAGCACGCATACCTCAACGGTCTGCAGGCTGCAGTCAAGGTTGTGATGAACACATTCTACGGTGTTTTCGCCTCCTCATTCTACAGATTCACCGACAAGAACATCGGTGCCTCCATCACCGCCTTCGCCAGATCCAACATCCTGGGTATAATCAATCAGCTGGAGATCGACGGCATCCCCGTGATCTACGGAGACACTGATTCGGTGTTCGTCCTCTCCCCCTACCACAACCTGGAACAGGCCGTGAAGTTCGGTACCGAACAGGCGGAGAGGTTCTCCCAGGGCGCCAAGGTCCTGGAGTTCGAGAAACTGGTGGAACCCCTGTTCTCCCACGGAAAGAAGAAGAGATACGTGGGCAGAATCATCTGGCCCGAGAAGCAGGAGGAACTCCTCGTAAGGGGTTACGAGATCAGGAGATCCGACTCGTTCGACCTCCAGAGCAGGATGCTCACCGAGCTCTTCGAGAAGGTCCTCGATGAGGACAAAGACGGTGCGCTGGCACTTGTGAAAAACACCGTCAAGAACACCCTTCAGGGAAACGTGAAACCCGATGACCTGGTCATCTCCCGCAGCTGCAAGGGACTCGACGCATACGAGAACCCGGAACGCATGGCCAACGTGCAGGCAGCCAAGAAGATGATCCAGATGGGTTACAACTTCATCCCCGGGATGAAAATCTCGTGGATAGTCACCGATGCCAAGTCCACACCCCAGCAGGTGGAACCGTTCATCAGCGGCGTACCGTTCACCGCCACCCCCGATTACAAGTATTACGCGGAACGTCTGGCACAGATGGCCGGAAGGATTACCGAGGTATACGGATGGGCGGAAGATGATCTGCTCAGGGGATCCCAGCAGACGACCTTGTTCAGCGACAGTTTCTCAGCACCGCGTCCCGCACCTAAACCTGCGGAGAGCAAACCTGCTGAGAAGAAACCCGCTCCCGAGGAAACCAAGCCCAAGAAGAAGGTCTCGCTAGACGACTTCTTCTGA
- a CDS encoding RNA-binding protein, producing the protein MRSIRIPSDRVGALVGKDGSSKKMIEERTGIKLQIDKEGEVVYDDNAEGVEPIMALQIMDVIKAVGRGFNPDKAMKLLDDDDMYFESIDIKDVIGDRQNQVVRARGRLIGKDGKTRKLIEDLADVYMSVYGNTVSLIGNSISLPIAKNAIEMLLHGSEHSTVYHYLESQRPKLRIAEMGFDL; encoded by the coding sequence ATGAGATCGATAAGAATCCCGTCCGACCGCGTGGGAGCTCTCGTGGGCAAGGACGGAAGTTCCAAGAAGATGATCGAGGAGAGGACCGGGATCAAGCTCCAGATCGACAAGGAAGGAGAGGTCGTCTACGACGACAACGCCGAGGGCGTGGAGCCCATCATGGCACTGCAGATCATGGATGTCATCAAGGCAGTCGGCAGGGGATTCAACCCCGACAAGGCCATGAAACTCCTGGATGACGATGACATGTACTTCGAGAGCATCGATATCAAGGATGTCATCGGCGACCGCCAGAACCAGGTCGTCAGGGCCAGGGGACGCCTCATCGGAAAGGATGGCAAGACCAGGAAGCTCATCGAGGACCTGGCCGATGTCTACATGAGCGTCTACGGCAACACCGTCTCCCTCATCGGCAACAGCATCAGCCTCCCCATCGCCAAGAACGCCATCGAGATGCTCCTGCACGGCAGCGAGCACTCCACCGTCTACCACTACCTGGAGAGCCAGCGCCCCAAGCTCAGGATCGCTGAGATGGGATTCGACCTGTGA
- a CDS encoding dimethyladenosine transferase KsgA — protein sequence MNPGETSRLIAETGVVPTKSKGQNFLTDGRVADRHIGYAEIEPGDKVLEVGPGLGILTQRLIGKGESLTCIEIDDILAKYIEETYGDQLTLIHGDAVKVPFPPFDRFVSNLPYSVSTPIIFKLLEYPFKKAVVMVQKEFAERMVADVGSPDYSRLTVNLFYKAECQIVENVPKSRFKPQPKVDSCLVSITPRPAPFQVKDEKIFFKVTQVCFDHRRKKIGTSLKAARLIDSADQIPYADERIEHLRPVEIGEIADAIASLKDKH from the coding sequence ATGAATCCCGGAGAGACCAGCAGACTCATCGCCGAGACCGGCGTCGTACCCACCAAGAGCAAGGGACAGAATTTTCTCACGGACGGCCGTGTGGCTGACCGCCACATCGGCTATGCCGAGATCGAACCCGGAGACAAAGTACTCGAGGTAGGGCCCGGCCTGGGTATTCTGACGCAGAGACTCATAGGCAAGGGCGAATCGCTCACCTGCATAGAGATTGACGACATCCTCGCCAAGTACATCGAAGAGACCTATGGGGATCAGCTCACCCTAATCCACGGCGATGCCGTGAAGGTCCCCTTCCCCCCGTTCGACAGATTCGTCAGCAACCTACCTTACAGCGTCTCGACCCCCATCATCTTCAAGCTTCTCGAGTACCCCTTCAAGAAAGCCGTGGTCATGGTGCAGAAGGAGTTCGCCGAGCGCATGGTCGCCGACGTGGGCAGTCCCGACTACTCCCGCCTTACCGTGAACCTGTTCTACAAAGCAGAGTGCCAGATAGTCGAAAACGTTCCCAAATCCAGGTTCAAGCCCCAACCCAAAGTGGACTCCTGCCTGGTATCCATAACCCCCCGTCCCGCACCCTTCCAGGTAAAGGACGAGAAGATCTTCTTCAAGGTCACACAGGTCTGCTTCGACCACCGCAGGAAGAAGATCGGCACCTCCCTGAAAGCGGCCAGGCTGATCGATTCCGCCGACCAGATACCCTATGCCGACGAGCGCATAGAGCATCTCAGGCCCGTGGAGATCGGGGAGATCGCCGATGCGATAGCCAGCCTGAAAGACAAGCATTAA